From Brucella anthropi ATCC 49188:
GATCATTCGCGAGATCGACGCGCTGCAGGATGCTGTCAGCGAAACCAGTTCTGACGCGCGCGGGCGTATCAAACTGTCGGCCCCGCGCACTTTTGCCGATGCCGTCATTGGGCAGTCGCTGATCGACTTTTGCCTCGCCCATCCGGACATTGTGCTCGATGTGCGGCTGGATGACCGTTTTGTCGATCTTGTGGAGGAAGGCTTCGATCTTGCGATCCGCATCACGCGTTTGCAGGATTCTTCCCTCATTGCCAAGCGCCTGTCGCCATTCCATTCCATCCTGTGCGGCGCGCCCGAACTCATCTCCCGCGTCGGCAAGCCCGAACGTCCGGAAGATCTGGCCGATCGGCCTTGCATCATCGACACCAATGCACGCTCGCGCAACAATTGGCATTTCCGCAATACGGATGGCTCGATGATGACAGTTCCCGTCAACGGTCCCATCGAGGTGAACAGCCCCGTCGCCACCAAGAATGCAGCACTCGCCGGGCTTGGCTTCTGCATGCTGCCCGCCTTCATCGCCGAAGAAGAAATCGAGCGCGGCAGGCTGGTTGCGTGTCTGGATGAATTCATCGTGAAGGATGGCGGCATCTATGCCGTCTATCCACATCGGCGCTATCTGCCGGCAAAAATCCGGGCATTGGTCGATTTTCTGACCCAATGGTTCAAGGAGCGGGAATAGAATGCATCCTGAAAAGTGTGAAACGGTTTTCGGGACTAAGATATACGATAAAGCAAATAGAACGTCGCACTTTCGCCGCCTTCGGGCATAAGCGTGGGAAAACTCTAACGGAAAGTTTTATGCTGGTTTCGTCGTCTTGGCTCAAAAGCAGGTTCGTTCGGTCTGCCGCAGCTGCACTGCTGGCCGGTCTCGTGCCGACGGCTGCGCTCGCTCACCCGCATGTCTTTGCCGACGCACGACTGGAACTGACCATAGCCCCCGATGGCACAGTGCAACAGCTTGCGCATGTCTGGCGTTTCGATGACGTTTTCTCCTCCACCGTCCTGATGGAATTCGACAAGAATGGCGATCTGCAGCTCGACAAGAATGAATTGATCGACCTCGGCCATGTCATCAACGGCTCGATTGCCGAGTTCAAATATTTCCAGACTGTTCTGGACGATGGCAAGGACGTGAAAATGGCGAGGCCGACCGACCTCGCAGCAGATTTCACCGACAATCGCCTGCTCATCATCTTTACGAGCAAGCCTGAAAAGCCGTTGAAACTCGCCCCCGGCCACAAGGTCAGCTTCGGCGTCTACGACCCGACTTTCTATACTGCCATCGATTACATGAACGACAGCGATCTGGTTGTGAAAGGCCTGCCCGCAGGCTGCACCTCCAAGGTCGTGCGCCCCAATCCGGATGAAGCGCTCGCCCAGAATCAGGCGACACTGACCGATGCCTTCTTCAACGATCCGGCAGGCACGGACATGTCGAAAATATTCGCGACCCGTCTTGAGATAGACTGCGAACCGAAAGGGAAAACAGGCTGATGAGAAAACCGGCTACCTTCATTCTAACTCTTTGCCTTACGATGATCGTTGCGCAGGCCTATGCGCAGTCATCGCTCGGTATCGGTGCGAATGAGGTGGCGATGAAGCCAACCGGGCCTTTCGCGCACATCATTCTCTGGATGAACGAACAGCAGCGCTCGTTTTATCTCGCCATGACCAATGCGTTGAAAGCCATGCGTGAAGATCCTTGGCAGGCTTCGGTTCTGGTCGGACTTTCCTTCGTCTATGGCATTTTTCATGCGGCAGGGCCCGGCCACGGCAAGGCAGTCATCTCGTCCTACATGATCGCCAACGAAACGGCGCTGCGGCGCGGCATCTTCCTGTCGTTCATTTCGTCGCTTTTGCAGGCGATTATGGCCATCGCCGTGGTCGGTCTGGCATGGTTCCTGCTGCGTGGCACCGGCATTTCCATGAATCAGACCGCGCGCTACATGGAAATTGCAAGTTTTGCGCTGGTCCTGTTTTTCGGCCTTTGGCTTCTGGCGCGCAAACTACCGCTACTTTTCAAGAAGCAAGACGATGCAAGCCCCAGCCCGGCCTCGTCGCTTTTTGCCGCAGCACCCGAACCGGCAATGGCTTCCGGTCCGGCATGGCAGGGCAGTATTTCGCAGACCACGCGCGCGGCGGCTGCCACCAGCACAGTAAAGCTCAATTACAAACCCGCAACCGCTGCTGCATCGGATCATATCTTCATTGGCGAGGGCGATGTGTGCGCCGCGTGCGGCAACGCCCATATTGCCGATCCGTCGACGCTCGGCGACGACTTCAACTGGAAAACGGCGTGGTCGGCGATTTTCTCGGTGGGCCTGCGTCCCTGTTCGGGTGCGCTGATCGTGCTGACGTTTGCGCTTTTGAATGGCCTGATGGTCGGCGGACTGCTTTCAGTCTTCGCCATGGCGTTCGGCACATTCATCACCGTGGCTGTTCTTGCCACGCTGGCTGTCACAGCAAAAAACACGGCCTTGCGATTTGCAGGCAGCAATGCCATGTCCGGACGGCTGAAGGCGGCAATCGAAGTTGCCGCCGCCCTGTTCATCGCGCTGACAGGTGCGCTTTTGCTCAGCGCTTCGCTGGTTGGTTAATCCTTGTTCTGGCGGCGCGAGCGCAGCCAAAAAATGGCGAAGAAGCCCAGAACGAAAACTATCGGGAAGATAATCGCCGCGATTTGCGAGCGCTCGCCCAGCGCCAGCATGATGCTGGGCACGAAATAGGCAAGCACCCCGAAGCCGATCAGGATGATGGCGGCAGCAATTGCCGGATTACTCTTCTTGCGCTCAGCCAAGATCACGAAACTCCTCCAGCTTCTTCTTCTGCTGACCGTCACTATCAAAGTTTTCCGGCGCAAGCCATGCCTGATA
This genomic window contains:
- a CDS encoding LysR family transcriptional regulator; amino-acid sequence: MDTLTRMRAFIDVVEAEGFSAAARKIGRSKALLSKYVRELEDELGARLLNRTTRQFSLTEAGHTYYHRAVEIIREIDALQDAVSETSSDARGRIKLSAPRTFADAVIGQSLIDFCLAHPDIVLDVRLDDRFVDLVEEGFDLAIRITRLQDSSLIAKRLSPFHSILCGAPELISRVGKPERPEDLADRPCIIDTNARSRNNWHFRNTDGSMMTVPVNGPIEVNSPVATKNAALAGLGFCMLPAFIAEEEIERGRLVACLDEFIVKDGGIYAVYPHRRYLPAKIRALVDFLTQWFKERE
- a CDS encoding DUF1007 family protein, producing MLVSSSWLKSRFVRSAAAALLAGLVPTAALAHPHVFADARLELTIAPDGTVQQLAHVWRFDDVFSSTVLMEFDKNGDLQLDKNELIDLGHVINGSIAEFKYFQTVLDDGKDVKMARPTDLAADFTDNRLLIIFTSKPEKPLKLAPGHKVSFGVYDPTFYTAIDYMNDSDLVVKGLPAGCTSKVVRPNPDEALAQNQATLTDAFFNDPAGTDMSKIFATRLEIDCEPKGKTG
- a CDS encoding nickel/cobalt transporter; translated protein: MRKPATFILTLCLTMIVAQAYAQSSLGIGANEVAMKPTGPFAHIILWMNEQQRSFYLAMTNALKAMREDPWQASVLVGLSFVYGIFHAAGPGHGKAVISSYMIANETALRRGIFLSFISSLLQAIMAIAVVGLAWFLLRGTGISMNQTARYMEIASFALVLFFGLWLLARKLPLLFKKQDDASPSPASSLFAAAPEPAMASGPAWQGSISQTTRAAAATSTVKLNYKPATAAASDHIFIGEGDVCAACGNAHIADPSTLGDDFNWKTAWSAIFSVGLRPCSGALIVLTFALLNGLMVGGLLSVFAMAFGTFITVAVLATLAVTAKNTALRFAGSNAMSGRLKAAIEVAAALFIALTGALLLSASLVG